Genomic DNA from Salvia miltiorrhiza cultivar Shanhuang (shh) chromosome 1, IMPLAD_Smil_shh, whole genome shotgun sequence:
ATCGTTAAATTGTAGTATTTCGATTGCATGTACAAAAATAAGTTCTTGACTACGAAATTATAGTTTTCGATACATTTTTTGTGAGGTCATGAGATTATTACAGTGAACATATAAGCAACTGCATtcgttgaattttaaaaaattgaaaattttcgtCAGctgtaaaatataaaatgttgAAATTTTCGCATCAAAATAATGTATTCATAGCAAATTTCAATGAATAGTTAAAAATTAAGGTGATATTCACCGTAAATTTCAACACTTGACGAATTATTAAAAGTGATTATCAATTTAAATAAGAAATCTAACTTGGATTTCCTTCTATTTCTGTTAAATATTTGCAAATTTCATCTATAAAACTATGAAAAAATATGTTTCGGGATGACTATTTTGTGGATTCATAGACTTATGAAATAAATGTGACGTCTTAAAGGGCAGATCCGATAGGTTCCCTCGAGGCAACATACAATCATTGCTGAAAAAGTGTATTTAATTACTCCATTcgtgcatgaaagaacttcctagaagggagtgacacggattttaaaaaaaatattgttgagtgtattgagagtggataaaaggtagttaagtgtattgaaaatggtgaaaaggtgttataattaatattgagagttgtgaaaagtgaaaaagtaagaggattataagtggtagggtatagtccaaaaataggtagaaagttcttttgtggacgtcccaaaaagaaaaaataggaagttctttcgtgggcggagggagtattatttaattcattttccGTAGAATGAAATAGGAGTCGAATCACTTTCAACTTTACTTATTACTGAAATAATTAGCCTATTTCAAGCTTATGGTCAAAGCAGGACGAGTGGAAGACGACCCATATATTCTTAATTCTATGTAACTacgtttttttatttatgtaaaatatatTAACACTTTTTAATTGTGTTCCAtacttaaaatttttaaaaaaaccctAACAATATTGCAATTATATTTTACGGAATTtaggaacaaaaaaaaaaataggaggAGTGTTGTTGAGGGTTGTCGGACTCATCATCCAATTCTCAAATATAGTTAAGCCCGTCCAATTTGATTAGATTCAAATCCGCTCCATCATCCCATCTCATTCACTtttctccctctctttctctctctctggaATTCTTCTATACAATTTATTATCCCCTCCGCCATAAAACCCACACACACATTTTTATTGCTGCGTTTTCCATTTCATATTTGTTGTAAATTTGAGCGCGAGGAAGTGATGGAGGCAACAGGCTACAACCCTCGGACTGTTGAAGAAGTTTTTAGGGATTTTAAGGGCAGAAGAGCTGGACTTATCAAAGCTCTCACTACAGGTTTCGTTGTTCTTATTTATTTCTCCAAAGTTGATTCTCTCGACGTTTTTGTGCTGAATTCCTCTGTTTCGTACCTTTTTGGTGTCTGCATTTCTTATTTCGTTATGTTTTTTGTCGATTTCTTTTCACGGtgtattttttcctttttttcgttTGCAGATGTTGAAGAATTTTTCCAGCAGTGCGATCCTGGTATGGTTTTTGTTTTGCATTGTTTAATTGTTGGTTAGGTTTTCTCGGGTGTTTTATTCGCTGGTTTCATGTTTGCGTGTCAGCCGTCTTTCGGAAAACGACTTCAATTCCGTCAATTATGTGCGGAGAGAGCGTGTTATGGAGTAAACTTGACGTTGATTGGTGCTCGTTAGGGTTTTGATTTGACGTTTGCATCAGTGCTGTTAATTTTTTAGATGTGTATTTTTGTTTATTCGATGCGTCTGTTGTAAGGGATTTGTTTTTATCAGGTGAATTTCGTTTTGAGTTTTGTTGTAAGGTATCTCTGCAGGCGTGACTTTGAGATTGTTGATTATAATGTGCATTGAAAATGAGAGTGGATGAGTTAAACCTTCTGTTTTGTAGAACCACAATTTTGTGTCTCACTGCAAATGTAATGTGTGAGAGTTATATACTTGTTCAGATATAAATTCTGTTAACTGACTGAAGGATTTTCAGATATGTAAGTTCTCAAGTACCTGGTCTTGAATTAAGTAGTGGTGTACATCTTTCGttgttatttttatgttatGTAACGGGCATGAGGGATACCATGTTAAGCGGGTACTGTGGGGACTTGTTGTGCTGCGCACACGTGTTGTAATGTTTGTTGATATGTGGCATTGGGGGTTTACACATCTTGAAATCTTATTGGATCCTTTGACATTATGTTTATGTTCTGAAGTAATGGTGCTTAGTGACTTATTTTGCGTCTATTGAAAATGAAAGTGGTATTATATGGAAGTAGCTTTTGTTCTGTGTTAGTTGGTAGGTGGTTTTGATTGTCGATATTACATGGTTCATTTTTGTCAAAGATCATGGTATAATGAATAGTGCCTTATGTCATGTTTCTTGTCGTCATTCGTGTCTGATGCAGttaatattatttacataaCTATTTGCTTTCAGACAAGGAGAATTTGTGCTTGTACGGGTTTCCTGGTGAGCAATGGGAGGTCAATTTACCTGCTGAAGAAGTTCCACCAGAACTCCCTGAGCCTGCTTTAGGAATCAACTTCGCTAGGGATGGGATGCAAGAAAAGGACTGGTTATCTCTAGTTGCTGTCCACAGTGATGCTTGGTTGCTTGCTGTTTCCTTCTACTTTGGTGCTAGGTTTGGATTCGATAAAGCCGACAGGTATCTCCTATTCAGCTATTCTATCTATTTGGCTAGTACCCACTACAGTATTtctcactattttttttttttgaggcataCAGTATTTCTCACTAATACCGTCTGATATTTTCAAGTTTTTGTTTCATCTGTGGTTCCATTTTGTTTTGAATTAAGGTCTTTATAGTGCCTGATGACCCTTTATAGGATAATGCTTTTTGTGGAAAAAACTTGAAATTATGGGAAAGTATTGATTATTGCGCACCACTTTGTCTGTTATAGGACAGGTCATCCCAAAcattatatttcaaatatcgaTTGAACCTGTTTACGAGTCGCTCTTAAATAGTGGAGGAAGCACTATTATTTACATATGATTGGCTCCATAACATTAAGATATTGAGCACTTATATCGTCGAACATGCTTGAAGTTTTGTCCGAGTTTATATTTATGTGAGTGTCTTGGTGCAGGAAGCGGCTCTTCAACATGATCAATGATCTACCAACTGTATTTGAAGTTGTGACTGGTGCTGCCAAAAAACAGCAGAAAGAGAAATCTTCAATCTCAAATCATAGTAGCAACAAGTTCAAGTCGAACCCCAAACCGGTAGGGAATAATCCAGGGAGGCTTGTTTACATATTCTTCGATGTTTACCTGTTGTTGTAGCTGTTCCTCGAGCACTTTGTATTGTAAACTTGATGATGGTAACATATTTTACTCTTTTGGTGACAGCGAGCTGAAACTCCTGGAAAGTATTCAAGGCCACAGCCACAACCAAAAGAAGAAGACGATGGCTTACTAGGCTTACTAGACGAGGAAGATGAGGATGAACATGGGGAGACGCTATGTGGTGCCTGTGGCGATAACTATGCATCAGATGAATTCTGGATTTGCTGCGACATATGTGAGAAGTGGTTCCATGGCAAATGCGTGAAGATCACCCCTGCTAGAGCCGAGCATATCAAGCAGTACAAGTGTCCCACGTGCAACAACAAGAGAGCTCGCCCGTAGTCTAGAGCTTCTGTACTTTCTGAAGACTACATCTGCGTCGGGTAATCGGATCCATCCTTGTTCTAAGCACCAAAGCCTAACCTGTGAATGCGCGCTTTCTGATTGGGGGATCTCGTTTTTTGGTATAGATAGTGTTAGAAGTAGTCCCCTCACTGGCTAGAACTTGTGTTTCTTTTTAAATAGGATTTCGTGTCTTCTTCAATGAATTGGTGAAAAAGTTGTTTATCTCCGTTCCTATTATGATGTGTAGTTTTGTGAATTATTCTGTGGATTTGTCCTTTACATTCAAGCTTATGGGATTCATATATCCTTGTTTTGATTTTGAAGAAGCGATTATATTATAGTACTATACATACTAGGATGCCTGCCTAGCAATGCACCGGGAACATTACATCAATAATAGAGTAATttagtttttgaaataaaaaataaattgattattttttttaattttacatgtgattttttaaatttctctAATGAAATATAaaccttttatttttgaaattcgtAGTCCTtactataaatataattataaacatAAATATAGATTAATTCAGTTAATATTTAGTAATAAAAATCTAGTAAAGATAAACatacaataaaattatttatgtaCAATAATACCAGAATTATAACTTTGACCTTCAATCCTCTCTATGCTATAGACACAAATATATTATTttgggttaaatgcatgtaatcaTGAACTATgcccaaaatttgatttgcctatgatctttaaaatttcattttttatcacaAACTAGTACatcctcccgtgcgatgcacgggccacgatatatttatttatttttaaaattttaatttatataaatatattactccctccgttccactctAATAggttcattttcctttttgagacgtctcactctaataggctcgtttttcattttcagTAAAGaaaatgtacttaattggtgtaaACCACGCCACTTACTCCTGAAAAgtaaatttcttaatctctgtgcccaaaagaagtgagccttaaattaaaataattataatcaaaCAATCATGTAAGTTTttttgcaagaaaaaaaaagacatttaattattttttcaccaacaaacgaAAAGAAAACATGTGGTAGTAATTTAATTTGTGCATTAATTGACACTTGGATACATGGCAAAATGGAAAGCAGTATTGCTACTGaactcaaaaaaagaaaagaaaagtagtaTACAAAAGCAATGCAACTTTTAAAAGTTTCCGGCGGCGCTAAGATGAATTTTGGTGGGTGAAATGGGCAATGAGTTAATAGACGCCTCACAAAATTAATGAGaccattaattattaatttgtgatTCTATATTTGATATGAGCAAAGTGCTTTCattttcatttgaaaaataaCTTATTCCCATGTGTAAAGCAAACCACAATTTCAATCCAAACAAATATCCCAAGTTGCATACAGAATCATTTCTAATCAAAGTTTATTTAGTAAAGAGATATCAAatacattaatattttaaaaatattattcaatttcttaattattcTTGGACATGTAATGTAAGGAGCAGAGACCTCGTAAGTAAAAGGTTATGAGTTCGAATTTCATTGATAACGAACCGAACTTCACTGTTCGTGATATCTTACAAAGGAAAGGTCTTACAAAGGTCGTCTTATCTTTGGGGACGACTAAACAAAAGGatatatttacaaaaataaaaaagttagaATGAAAAACCAAAACCAAAATCAGAATGAGAAAGAAAACAGATGGACAACGAATCCTTATTCTTTCTCTgtcgtgtgtgtgtgtttgtgtgagTTCTTTCATCATGTTAGAGCTTCTTGATTCTTAGCCGAGAGACGTTTCAAGAACTCGTAGGTGGTGATCATCGTGGTTGCAGAGACGGACATGGATGCGCACCTCGGCCCTAGCCCTCGGTAGCAAGCAGTCCAGCCACCCTCCCTCACCAGGTTCCTCACCGTCTGCCCCAAGCTCGGCCCCTTCCTGCCGTTCTCCTCCCCCTCCAAGACCTGCAGCCGCGTCTTGATGGTGTCCAACGGCATTGTGATCAGGGCCGACACCCCTCCAGCCATGGCCGCGCTCACCCCTTGAACCGCCATCACAGCCTTGGCATCCGGCCTCAGGCCACCATTCTCCACCTTCTCCTCCCCATTCCTGCAGAGCAAGCACCCCACCCCGCTCCAAACCACCCTCTGTGTCACGGAGTAGGACGCCCACCAAACAGCATTGCTTGGTGCATAGGTCAAGATCGAGATCCCAAACCCTCTATACAGCCCTCTGATCCCATCCGCCCTCAAAATCTTCCCAAACGCATCCACCCCACTCGCGTATTTACAAGCATTATGAGAACTAGACAcccctccaccaccaccaccacggcTGCCCTGTGTCATCAGCCTCTGGCTGATCACATCAACGGGCGTCCACACCACCTGTGCAGCCATGGCAGCGCTCAATCCAGCCGCTGCATTGGCCACAGCCGCTGCACTAGGCTCAGGCAACCCAAGCCTAGTCGCTGTGGTTCCTACATTGCTCTTAGTAACCTCAAGCGCAGTCATGTATAGGGCTCGGGCAGGAATGGTCCCGGTCAGGGAGGTCCCAAATCCCCTATATAATCCGCGAAGCCCTTCATACCTCATGATCCAAACCCCAGTCCTAACACAAGAAACACGCGATTGAGAGACCTGCTGCCGCGTTTTTAGCACCACCATCGGATACAATGCAGCCGAGACACCGGAGAATAAGGCTGCCCCAAGGAAGAAGAACTTGGATTTATCCAACATTTGCCATTCTATATCTGCTGGAATGTGGATTTCTTCCCCTGCTGATTCTTCCTCAGCAGCACTCAGACTCATTTTCCCCAGTTTTCCCTCACTAATTCTTTCTATATTCTAAAAACTCAAAGCCCTAATCTTATTCAATTGTGTGGAAAcagaaaaattaaaagaaaattacaaACCCTAATTTTCTCCCATTGATCGAATTCATATCAATTTCATCCAAACACACAACAAAACTATACATACATCCAATAAATCATAGGCTATACATaaacaaaaagaagaaatttcGACAAAAATCCGATCTTCCGCAACCTCGTACACAGATTATTGCAATAAGgagagaaaaaacaaaaaaatattcaatctaCTGATTCATAATGATATGTGAATCGACTTTTTGCGCTTGTGGAAGAATGTTTTGGATGGGAAAATGAACAAGATAGACGTGCTCTTCATTTCTTAAAAATTCTTACCGATCATTTCCTCTCCTTTCAAATCCGGTAAGATCGGATCTTGCCGGAAAAAATATCAATTCTTTATGGCTTTGAAAGAGATGACAAGCTTTAGAAATGCaatagaaaaataggaacagaatattttattttaagggaaaaaaagaaaacctGATGGCCCACCTCCCACCACTCTTAACTAATTTCCTGTTTAACTATAAAATGTTTTTAATTAGATCCATCTTAtctacaaaatttaaaatattttacttaGATTCTAATTTTGCCTAACTAATAGTATATCTTCATAGGGAAGATTCAGGCGTCAAATTCCTTATCCCATTTATAGCTTAATTAATTGCAAACTGCAATTAATCTAATTCAAAAATGGATATTTATAGCTTAATTGCAATTAATTAAGCTATAAATATCCATTTTTGAACAAATGTcctatttaaaatataattcatttttttcatttacaaCTTATTCAAAAAATGAAAGGAGTAACGAATAActtaaatttgatgattttcTATTATATGAAGAGAAAGTTGCAGTTACATTTTAAAGTATTTGAGattaattttacaactttttattaaatgaGGTAAAAAATTATTCTCAAAGTAAAATTTCACAAATTACATATAATCAAAAAATTGGGATTGGTTACCTACTTGCGACAGACAGGAGTAGTTATCCACAGTTGAGTGACGTGTCAAACATTATCCGGACCCACCCAGAATATCCACCTAGGAAATACTCACGTGCGCTTTGTCCAATCGAATATATTCTCTCCTAACTTTCTTTTATagcttatactccctccgtcccaatattcaagtcccgtattcctttttgagccgtcccatgtaacaagtcccctttccttttttggctaaAATTAGGGATGAATTAGTAGCTTAATTAGCTATACTATAAAACACAAAAATTAACCCTAAAACCTACCCACCCACCCGATcagccactctctctctcctctcttctctctgacgcctccaccaccaccatcctCACGCCTTCCTCCACCTTCCACCGCTTCCAACACCTTCCACCGCCTCGCACCTCCGCCGCGATCCTCTTGCACTGACGCCTCCACCATCCTCACGCCTCCGCCACCATCCTCCTGCGACGCCTCCACCTTCCTCCTGCTCCGCCTCCAACGCCTCCATCGCCTCGCGCCTTCGCGGGCTCCAACGCCGCCTCTGCCGCAACAGCCGCCGCCCTCCGCCTGGCACCTCCGGCGCCTCGCGCATTCGCCACCGCCTTCCACCGCCTCCAACACCTCCTGCTCCGCCTCGCGTCTTCGCCGCCAACGCAACTCGCGCCGCCTCGGGCTTCCGTCTTCACCGACTCCAACGCCACCGCCGCTTCGCGCCTCCTCCTGCGCCGCCTTCCACCGCGGGCAGATCTGCTCAAATAATTTAGGGATTTGCAGGTATTTAGGGAAAATTGTCTGGTTTTGGTTGTTGGGGTGTGGTTGCATATTTGCAATTGAATTTGGTTTTTGAATTGATAATGCGAGCATATTTCAGTGTAAGGTGTTATAGAGCTGGTTTGGCCGATTTCGATTTTAATTTTGTGTGATTAGTTCAAAATAACGAGGATATGATCTGTGTTGGTTGTGATGTTGAGATAGCTCGAAGTTTAGATTCGTTTCGTgcttaatt
This window encodes:
- the LOC130990839 gene encoding PHD finger protein ALFIN-LIKE 4-like, which translates into the protein MEATGYNPRTVEEVFRDFKGRRAGLIKALTTDVEEFFQQCDPDKENLCLYGFPGEQWEVNLPAEEVPPELPEPALGINFARDGMQEKDWLSLVAVHSDAWLLAVSFYFGARFGFDKADRKRLFNMINDLPTVFEVVTGAAKKQQKEKSSISNHSSNKFKSNPKPRAETPGKYSRPQPQPKEEDDGLLGLLDEEDEDEHGETLCGACGDNYASDEFWICCDICEKWFHGKCVKITPARAEHIKQYKCPTCNNKRARP
- the LOC130990860 gene encoding uncharacterized protein LOC130990860; translated protein: MSLSAAEEESAGEEIHIPADIEWQMLDKSKFFFLGAALFSGVSAALYPMVVLKTRQQVSQSRVSCVRTGVWIMRYEGLRGLYRGFGTSLTGTIPARALYMTALEVTKSNVGTTATRLGLPEPSAAAVANAAAGLSAAMAAQVVWTPVDVISQRLMTQGSRGGGGGGVSSSHNACKYASGVDAFGKILRADGIRGLYRGFGISILTYAPSNAVWWASYSVTQRVVWSGVGCLLCRNGEEKVENGGLRPDAKAVMAVQGVSAAMAGGVSALITMPLDTIKTRLQVLEGEENGRKGPSLGQTVRNLVREGGWTACYRGLGPRCASMSVSATTMITTYEFLKRLSAKNQEALT